From the genome of Symphalangus syndactylus isolate Jambi chromosome 5, NHGRI_mSymSyn1-v2.1_pri, whole genome shotgun sequence, one region includes:
- the ZSCAN29 gene encoding zinc finger and SCAN domain-containing protein 29 isoform X2 gives MSRKWRGGSDSRGRFRKRAWKTWIFGHSLCEGAESALGEDDTPEIITRVIKCSAGVSGTPAQGCTQEREGKKPRPETTGADEPKGEAQTFSKERLEQGEPWIPDLLGSKEKELPSGSHTGDRRVHADLLPSKKDRRSWVEQDHWSFEDEKVAGVHWGYEETRTLLAILSQTEFFEALRNCHRNSQVYGAVAERLREYGFLRTLEQCRTKFKGLQKSYRKVKSGHPPETCPFFEEMEALMSAQVIALPNNGLEAAASHSGLVGSDAETEEPGQRGWQHEEGAEEAVAQESDSDDMDLETTPQDPNSTAPVLFRSPGGVHWGYEETKTYLAILSETQFYEALRNCHRNSQLYGAVAERLWEYGFLRTPEQCRTKFKSLQTSYRKVKNGQAPETCPFFEEMDALVSVRVAAPPNDGQEETASCPIQGTSEAEAQKQAEEADEATEEDSDDDEEDTEIPPGAVITRAPVLFQSPRGFEAGFENEDNSKRDISEEVQLHRTLLARSERKIPRYPHQGKGNESDCRSGRQWAKTSGEKRGKLTLPEKSLSEVLRQQRPCLGDRPCKYLKYSKSFGPNSLLMHQVSHQVENPYKCADCGKSFSRSARLIRHRRIHTGEKPYKCLDCGKSFRDSSNFITHRRIHTGEKPYQCVECGKCFNQSSSLIIHQRTHTGEKPYQCEECGKSFNNSSHFSAHRRIHTGERPHVCPDCGKSFSKSSDLRAHHRTHTGEKPYGCHDCGKCFSKSSALNKHREIHAREKLLSQSAPK, from the exons ATGTCCAGAAAATGGAGAGGAGGCAGTGACTCTCGTGGAAGATTTAGAAAGAGAGCCTGGAAGACCTGGATCTTCG GTCACAGTCTCTGTGAAGGGGCAGAAAGTGCGCTTGGAGAAGATGACACCCCCGAAATCATCACAAGAGTTATTAAGTGTTCGGCAGGAGTCAGTGGAACCCCAGCCCAGGGGTGTACCCAAGAAAGAGAGGGCAAGAAGCCCAGACCTGAGACCACAGGAGCAGATGAACCCAAAGGAGAAGCTCAAACCTTTTCAAAGGAGCG GTTGGAGCAAGGAGAGCCATGGATCCCAGATCTGCTGGGCTCCAAGGAGAAAGAACTTCCAAGTGGCAGCCACACAGGAGACAGACGAGTGCATGCTGATCTGTTACCATCCAAGAAAGACAGAAGAAGCTGGGTGGAACAGGATCACTGGAGCTTTGAAGATGAGAAGGTGGCAGGTGTGCACTGGGGCTATGAAGAGACCAGAACGCTCCTCGCAATTCTCAGCCAGACTGAGTTTTTTGAAGCTCTCAGAAACTGTCATAGGAACAGCCAAGTGTATGGGGCTGTGGCTGAGCGGCTCAGGGAATATGGCTTCCTCCGGACCCTGGAACAGTGTCGGACCAAGTTCAAAGGTCTCCAGAAGAGCTATCGGAAAGTCAAGAGCGGCCACCCGCCTGAGACCTGCCCCTTCTTTGAAGAGATGGAAGCCCTGATGAGTGCTCAGGTCATTGCCCTGCCCAATAATGGCCTGGAAGCAGCAGCCTCTCACTCTGGCCTGGTAGGTAGCGATGCTGAGACTGAGGAGccagggcagaggggctggcagcATGAGGAGGGAGCAGAAGAGGCTGTGGCTCAGGAGTCTGACAGTGATGACATGGATCTAGAGACGACCCCCCAGGACCCCAACTCAACTGCACCTGTTCTGTTCAGAAGCCCAGGTG GTGTACACTGGGGCTATGAAGAGACCAAGACTTACCTTGCAATTCTTAGTGAGACCCAGTTTTATGAAGCCCTCCGGAACTGTCACCGCAACAGCCAGCTGTATGGAGCAGTGGCTGAGAGGTTATGGGAATATGGCTTTCTTAGGACCCCGGAGCAGTGTCGGACCAAGTTTAAAAGCCTGCAAACCAGCTATCGGAAAGTTAAGAATGGCCAGGCACCAGAGACCTGTCCCTTCTTTGAAGAGATGGATGCTTTGGTGAGTGTCCGGGTTGCTGCCCCACCCAATGATGGCCAGGAAGAGACTGCTTCTTGCCCCATCCAGGGGACCAGTGAGGCTGAAGCTCAGAAGCAAGCCGAAGAGGCAGACGAGGCCACAGAGGAAGattctgatgatgatgaagaggaTACTGAGATACCCCCAGGGGCTGTCATAACCCGTGCTCCAGTGTTATTCCAAAGCCCCCGTG GTTTTGAAGCTGGATTTGAGAATGAAGATAATTCAAAACGGGATATTTCTGAGGAAGTACAACTGCATAGGACATTACTTGCAAGATCTGAAAGGAAAATTCCCCGGTATCCTCATCAGGGTAAAGGCAATGAGAGTGACTGTAGATCAGGAAGACAGTGGGCAAAGACCTCaggggagaaaagaggaaaactgaCACTCCCAGAGAAGAGCTTAAGTGAAGTCCTAAGGCAACAGAGACCTTGCTTGGGAGACAGACCCTGTAAATATCTCAAATACAGCAAAAGCTTTGGTCCAAATTCCCTTCTCATGCATCAGGTATCCCACCAGGTGGAAAATCCATATAAATGTGCTGATTGTGGGAAAAGCTTCAGTCGGAGTGCAAGACTCATTAGACACCGGAGaatccacactggagagaaaccttataaatGTCTTGACTGTGGAAAAAGTTTCCGTGACAGTTCAAATTTCATCACCCATAGGAGAAtccacacaggagagaaaccttatcAATGTGTTGAGTGTGGGAAATGCTTCAATCAGAGCTCAAGCCTTATCATTCACCAGAGAACCCACACAGGAGAAAAGCCCTATCAATGTGAAGAGTGTGGAAAAAGCTTCAATAACAGTTCTCATTTTAGTGCACATCGGAGGATACACACAGGAGAGAGACCCCATGTGTGTCCTGACTGTGGAAAGAGTTTCAGTAAGAGTTCTGACTTACGTGCACATCATAGAAcccacacaggagagaaaccctatgggTGTCATGACTGTGGCAAGTGCTTCAGTAAAAGCTCTGCCCTTAATAAGCACCGAGAAATCCATGCACGGGAAAAGCTTCTGTCACAGTCAGCTCCTAAGTAA
- the ZSCAN29 gene encoding zinc finger and SCAN domain-containing protein 29 isoform X1: MMAKSALRENGTNSETFRQRFRRFHYQEVAGPREAFSQLWELCCRWLRPEVRTKEQIVELLVLEQFLTVLPGEIQNWVQEQCPENGEEAVTLVEDLEREPGRPGSSVTVSVKGQKVRLEKMTPPKSSQELLSVRQESVEPQPRGVPKKERARSPDLRPQEQMNPKEKLKPFQRSGFPFPKSGVVSRLEQGEPWIPDLLGSKEKELPSGSHTGDRRVHADLLPSKKDRRSWVEQDHWSFEDEKVAGVHWGYEETRTLLAILSQTEFFEALRNCHRNSQVYGAVAERLREYGFLRTLEQCRTKFKGLQKSYRKVKSGHPPETCPFFEEMEALMSAQVIALPNNGLEAAASHSGLVGSDAETEEPGQRGWQHEEGAEEAVAQESDSDDMDLETTPQDPNSTAPVLFRSPGGVHWGYEETKTYLAILSETQFYEALRNCHRNSQLYGAVAERLWEYGFLRTPEQCRTKFKSLQTSYRKVKNGQAPETCPFFEEMDALVSVRVAAPPNDGQEETASCPIQGTSEAEAQKQAEEADEATEEDSDDDEEDTEIPPGAVITRAPVLFQSPRGFEAGFENEDNSKRDISEEVQLHRTLLARSERKIPRYPHQGKGNESDCRSGRQWAKTSGEKRGKLTLPEKSLSEVLRQQRPCLGDRPCKYLKYSKSFGPNSLLMHQVSHQVENPYKCADCGKSFSRSARLIRHRRIHTGEKPYKCLDCGKSFRDSSNFITHRRIHTGEKPYQCVECGKCFNQSSSLIIHQRTHTGEKPYQCEECGKSFNNSSHFSAHRRIHTGERPHVCPDCGKSFSKSSDLRAHHRTHTGEKPYGCHDCGKCFSKSSALNKHREIHAREKLLSQSAPK; the protein is encoded by the exons ATGATGGCCAAATCCGCTCTGAGAGAGAATGGCACTAACTCTGAGACCTTCCGACAGCGTTTCAGGAGATTCCATTACCAGGAGGTGGCTGGGCCGCGGGAGGCTTTCAGCCAACTCTGGGAACTTTGCTGTCGGTGGCTAAGGCCGGAGGTGCGCACCAAGGAGCAGATTGTAGAACTGTTGGTGCTAGAGCAGTTCCTGACCGTCTTACCTGGGGAGATCCAGAATTGGGTACAGGAACAATGTCCAGAAAATGGAGAGGAGGCAGTGACTCTCGTGGAAGATTTAGAAAGAGAGCCTGGAAGACCTGGATCTTCG GTCACAGTCTCTGTGAAGGGGCAGAAAGTGCGCTTGGAGAAGATGACACCCCCGAAATCATCACAAGAGTTATTAAGTGTTCGGCAGGAGTCAGTGGAACCCCAGCCCAGGGGTGTACCCAAGAAAGAGAGGGCAAGAAGCCCAGACCTGAGACCACAGGAGCAGATGAACCCAAAGGAGAAGCTCAAACCTTTTCAAAGGAGCG GATTTCCATTTCCTAAATCCGGTGTGGTCTCCAGGTTGGAGCAAGGAGAGCCATGGATCCCAGATCTGCTGGGCTCCAAGGAGAAAGAACTTCCAAGTGGCAGCCACACAGGAGACAGACGAGTGCATGCTGATCTGTTACCATCCAAGAAAGACAGAAGAAGCTGGGTGGAACAGGATCACTGGAGCTTTGAAGATGAGAAGGTGGCAGGTGTGCACTGGGGCTATGAAGAGACCAGAACGCTCCTCGCAATTCTCAGCCAGACTGAGTTTTTTGAAGCTCTCAGAAACTGTCATAGGAACAGCCAAGTGTATGGGGCTGTGGCTGAGCGGCTCAGGGAATATGGCTTCCTCCGGACCCTGGAACAGTGTCGGACCAAGTTCAAAGGTCTCCAGAAGAGCTATCGGAAAGTCAAGAGCGGCCACCCGCCTGAGACCTGCCCCTTCTTTGAAGAGATGGAAGCCCTGATGAGTGCTCAGGTCATTGCCCTGCCCAATAATGGCCTGGAAGCAGCAGCCTCTCACTCTGGCCTGGTAGGTAGCGATGCTGAGACTGAGGAGccagggcagaggggctggcagcATGAGGAGGGAGCAGAAGAGGCTGTGGCTCAGGAGTCTGACAGTGATGACATGGATCTAGAGACGACCCCCCAGGACCCCAACTCAACTGCACCTGTTCTGTTCAGAAGCCCAGGTG GTGTACACTGGGGCTATGAAGAGACCAAGACTTACCTTGCAATTCTTAGTGAGACCCAGTTTTATGAAGCCCTCCGGAACTGTCACCGCAACAGCCAGCTGTATGGAGCAGTGGCTGAGAGGTTATGGGAATATGGCTTTCTTAGGACCCCGGAGCAGTGTCGGACCAAGTTTAAAAGCCTGCAAACCAGCTATCGGAAAGTTAAGAATGGCCAGGCACCAGAGACCTGTCCCTTCTTTGAAGAGATGGATGCTTTGGTGAGTGTCCGGGTTGCTGCCCCACCCAATGATGGCCAGGAAGAGACTGCTTCTTGCCCCATCCAGGGGACCAGTGAGGCTGAAGCTCAGAAGCAAGCCGAAGAGGCAGACGAGGCCACAGAGGAAGattctgatgatgatgaagaggaTACTGAGATACCCCCAGGGGCTGTCATAACCCGTGCTCCAGTGTTATTCCAAAGCCCCCGTG GTTTTGAAGCTGGATTTGAGAATGAAGATAATTCAAAACGGGATATTTCTGAGGAAGTACAACTGCATAGGACATTACTTGCAAGATCTGAAAGGAAAATTCCCCGGTATCCTCATCAGGGTAAAGGCAATGAGAGTGACTGTAGATCAGGAAGACAGTGGGCAAAGACCTCaggggagaaaagaggaaaactgaCACTCCCAGAGAAGAGCTTAAGTGAAGTCCTAAGGCAACAGAGACCTTGCTTGGGAGACAGACCCTGTAAATATCTCAAATACAGCAAAAGCTTTGGTCCAAATTCCCTTCTCATGCATCAGGTATCCCACCAGGTGGAAAATCCATATAAATGTGCTGATTGTGGGAAAAGCTTCAGTCGGAGTGCAAGACTCATTAGACACCGGAGaatccacactggagagaaaccttataaatGTCTTGACTGTGGAAAAAGTTTCCGTGACAGTTCAAATTTCATCACCCATAGGAGAAtccacacaggagagaaaccttatcAATGTGTTGAGTGTGGGAAATGCTTCAATCAGAGCTCAAGCCTTATCATTCACCAGAGAACCCACACAGGAGAAAAGCCCTATCAATGTGAAGAGTGTGGAAAAAGCTTCAATAACAGTTCTCATTTTAGTGCACATCGGAGGATACACACAGGAGAGAGACCCCATGTGTGTCCTGACTGTGGAAAGAGTTTCAGTAAGAGTTCTGACTTACGTGCACATCATAGAAcccacacaggagagaaaccctatgggTGTCATGACTGTGGCAAGTGCTTCAGTAAAAGCTCTGCCCTTAATAAGCACCGAGAAATCCATGCACGGGAAAAGCTTCTGTCACAGTCAGCTCCTAAGTAA